acagggttaacaacagtcagatatcatagTTAATACCAGTTAGACGTCACAGTTAGAACATCACAATTGGAAATATTACGTATACATTTTTCATAGTTAATTGTGTTGACTGGTATCATCAATGACCTGGATTGAAAAAAGTTTAATGGAGCCTTATTGACAGATTATTTATCATCTCTCACCCTGTGGTCAGTGGGGTGCCGTCCACCCATTTCCAGGTCCCCTCATTAACCGAATCGGTCAGACCAATCCAGACTCTCCTCTTGAGGTCGAAGAGAAATTTCTGttgttgaaaaatatatataattatatgttTTATCTTTTACCCCCTGCACAACATTATAttttcgctctcgctctcgctctcgctctcgctctcgctctcgctctcgctctcgctcgctctctctctcttgctctctctctcacctgttcctTATCACTGTTTATGATCAccaggtctgctcctctctccagacaatcctctctgctctccttccaGGTTTTAGTCTCAGTAGACAGGAAGTACCAGCTGGATTCAAACTTCTGCCAGCCAGCAGGACAGGTTTGTTCTACAAGATGATTGACATGAATTTCCTTCAACTTATCACAATGTACACTTAATATAAGAATGCAGACTCATAATCATGTTTGTGGGATTAATTATAATTTATTACTGTAGGTTTACTCACTGCACTTGGTAAGCCACCCCCTAAGAAAATCTCTCTCAGTCTGTAGCTGTCCTATCTGTTTAGCCAggttgttgtaactggtctgtagctggtctctctcagtagtcaggttgttgtagctggtctgtagctggtctctctctgcagaTGAGTTGGTTGTATAGGCTAAGAAACCCTTATAAATCCCATAATctgttacaacaacaacaaagttaATAATTAAAAGAGATAGTCACAGAACTGGTGGTGAATTGTAGGAATTATAACTTCAGacttacagtagacagacaggcctATGATTCCAGCAAGTAGAACACACAGCAGCCCCAGACACACTGCAGCAACTCTGGAGGATCTCTTCCCTGAGTTATCAGGCTCTGTGGACACAGGTACTGTACATAGAATCATCAATGAGACACAATCGAACATGAACCATCTGGTGCAGGGATCATCTGGTAGATTCCAAGGTTTTGTCTTGAGCGAATGATCAGGGGCAGGAACATAATTAGCAAATTGACTACAAAAGCCCAAATAAATATAAAATGTGACTAAAAcgtaataatttcaaacctttctTACGTTAGTGTGTCTCTCTAttatacttgggaacagatttccaaaattaaaatcaataGGAGCTGATTTCCtcggtatctgctagcatgccaTTCACCTCCAGTCATTGCAAAACTACCGCTAACTTCCTTCATACGGGATACAGTCATAAAAATGTCATCTACAAGCTCGTCtgtctctggggaagtagataaagggtcaCTTCAGTTTTATTTTGTCTCCAAATTGACATCATTGAAGGACAATGTCTAAATTTGACTGAAGTGGAAGATAGGATTCGCCCCATATGATCCCAAAGTATGAAGCATCTCTATTGTTTCATCTGTAAATGGAGGAAGAATAGCTGTATTTAAAGTGGTGTtttctcaccccatctctcttcctGTTGAGGGGGACTTGTTGTTAAATATACAGCTTCTCACAGCAACAGGAAATATAGTGGCCAGTTACAGTTAACCCCTCACcttgctaatgttagccagctagctaatgttagtagaattcataacatatcatatgtttAGCAAATTCATAATatattgtacgttttgcaaattcgcaACAAATCATACAATATGGATGATCCACAAATTGATACATATCATCTGAaaggtaacatatcatactaaatggagtgtctcggatttacgtacagaataataggaaatgctctgagaccaggaaATACAGACTGTGGAGGGAAGTTACATATAGGACTTTATGAACATGATAATGTATGTTTCTGCAGTTAGTAAACATCCTAAAATACAAAGCCTCAAACTTTTCAGAACATTTAACCTCTAGTCTTAAAAGAACAACCTTTCGTTTAGGAGATGTAGTATTTAGCATTTTATCTATCAATTTGCACAGGTATGTACTTTCAAAAACATTCCCTTGTGAAGTAAGATACCTTCAAGTGGAAGACACATTGTATTCTGTTTTTAAACTCAGTTGACTTTTGAAGCATTGTGGCATGGGGCATCGGCCAACCTCATCACGTTAACATAAGCTAAATTGTTTGTGTGGCCACCTGCCTTAGTCTGATAACATAATatatgatatgactcccaccagccttagtttgataatataatacatgatatgactcccaccagccttagtctgataatataatacatgatatgactcccaccagccttagtctgataatataatacatgatatgactcccaccagtcttagtttgataatataatacatgatatgactcccaccagccttagtctgataatataatacatgatatgactcccaccagtcttagtttgataatataatacatgatatgactcccaccagtcttagtttgataacataatacatgatatgactcccaccagccttagtctgataatataatacatgatatgactcccactaGCCTTAGtctgataatataatacatgatatgactcccactaGCCTTAGtgtgataatataatacatgatatgactcccactaGCCTTAGtgtgataatataatacatgatatgactcccaccagccttagtcTGATAAcataatacatgatatgactcccaccagccttagtcTGATAACATAATatatgatatgactcccaccagccttagtcTGATAAcataatacatgatatgactcccaccagccttagtcTGATAAcataatacatgatatgactcccaccagccttagtttgataatataatacatgatatgactcccaccagccttagtctgataatataatacatgatatgactcccaccagccttagtctgataatataatacatgatatgactcccaccagtcttagtttgataatataatacatgatatgactcccaccagccttagtctgataatataatacatgatatgactcccaccagtcttagtttgataatataatacatgatatgactcccaccagtcttagtttgataacataatacatgatatgactccca
The window above is part of the Oncorhynchus kisutch isolate 150728-3 unplaced genomic scaffold, Okis_V2 scaffold1347, whole genome shotgun sequence genome. Proteins encoded here:
- the LOC116366046 gene encoding C-type lectin domain family 4 member E-like, whose protein sequence is MILCTVPVSTEPDNSGKRSSRVAAVCLGLLCVLLAGIIGLSVYYYGIYKGFLAYTTNSSAERDQLQTSYNNLTTERDQLQTSYNNLAKQIGQLQTERDFLRGWLTKCKQTCPAGWQKFESSWYFLSTETKTWKESREDCLERGADLVIINSDKEQKFLFDLKRRVWIGLTDSVNEGTWKWVDGTPLTTGYWYAKQPDNAGTNGDEDCAEIAKDQSTLKAWNDLSCDSIINWVCEKEF